Part of the Ornithinimicrobium flavum genome, CCTGCGTCGTCAACGACGCTGGTCTGGTGGCCGGGACCGCGTGGTACGGGACCCCCTTCGAGGGTCACTACGAGGCGGCCCGGTGGCCCTCGCCCGACGTGCTCGTGCCGCTGGGCCTGCTGCCCGGTGGTGGGTACAGCGATGTCTACAGTCAGTCCGAGGGCGGGTGGGGCGTCGGTCTGGCCGACCACATCGACCCGGAGGCGCCCGAGGGCCACGTGGACCACAGCGTCCTGTGGACCGACGACCGCGAGCACGCCCGGGTGCTGCCCAGCCCCTGGGCGGTCGGGCAGGGGGAGGACGACTGGCGCGAGTGGGTCGGTGGCCCGGCCCACGGCGTCCACACGGCCCTCGACCAGGTCGGCACGCGCGCTCACCTGGACAACCACGCGGACGGGTCCCTCCGGTTCGCCCCCACCCTCTACCTCAACGCCAGCACCTGCGGCGAGCTGGTGCCGACCACGCACCAGGCCTACTGGGACACCGCCGGGGAGGGGCTGGTGAGCACCTCGTCCGCGCGGGTCGCGGGTGCGGAGACGTCCGCGTCCCCCACCAGCCGGCCGGCGGCATACCAGGACCTGCCCCGCGTCGGCGGTGCCGGACCCCACGAGCAGGACGTCACGGCACCCCGCCGCTGACCACACCCCACCCAGAAGGAGCAAGTCATGCACACCACCCTCAAGGCCTCCGCCGTCGCCTGTGCCGGCGCCCTGACCCTGTCGCTGGCCGCGGTGCCCGCCGCTGCCGCGCCCCCGGAGCGCGAGCACATCGTCTACGAGGATCACTTCGACACCGAGTGCGACGGGGTGCTCTTCCCCACCACGGCAAGCGGCACCTTGAACCTGCTTGTCGTGGAGCGGGGCCGCTCGGGGCTGCCGCACTTCAACGGCACCTTCCACGAGACGTTCGTCTACACCAACCCGGAGACGGGTCTCACCTACACCGGCACCTACAACGGCTCGGACCGCGACAGGTCCGTGACCGACAACGGCGACGGGACGCTGTCCATCGTCATCCACGAGTCCGGTGCGTGGAAGTGGTACGACGCCGACGGCAAGCTGCTCTACCGCGACACCGGCACCGCGGTCTACGAGATCAGCGTCCCCCACAACGGCACCCCGTCGGACCCCAGTGACGACGGCCCCGGCGTCTTCGTCCGCGACCTCAAGGAGCTCACCGGCCGGACGGACACCTTCGGTCGGGACTTCTGCCAGGACCTGTTCGACGTCACCGGGTGAGCCCTCGCCCGGCACGGCCGCGCGGACCGCCCGCAGGGGGGCCGGTCCGCGCGGGCGCGTGTCAGGCGCGGTGCGCGACGGCGAAGACCCGCCGGAAGTGCAGCACCACGCGCCCCCGGGCGTCGGCCGGGTAGGCCTGGCGCAGGCGGCCCTTGAGCGCGACCTCGAAGCGCGCCCGCAGCGCACCCGGGAGGGCCTGGAGGGTGGGGCGGGCGCCGGTGCCGGAGACCCAGGTGAAGACCGGGTCCGGTCCCTGCAGGACGTGCAGGTATGTCGTCTCCCAGGCGTCGACCTCTAGGCCTGCCGCCTGCAGCACCCTCAGGTAGGTGGCGGCGTCGTGCGCCTGCGGCGTGGCGACCCCCTCGGTGTGCTCGGCGTAGGGCCCCTCGGCTGCGAGCTCGCGCCGGACCGTGTGGCTCGGCTCGTCCAGGTTGCCCGGCACCTGCATCGCGAACCAGCCGTGCTGGGCGACCCGCTCCACCAGGGACGGGATGAGGTCGAGGTGGCCCGGGACCCACTGCAGGGCGGCATTGTGACCCACGACGTCGACGGGCGCCGACGGCCGGGCGGCTGTGCGCGCCCAGTCCTCGATGGTGCCGAGCTCTGCCGTGATCCCTCGACCCCACAGGCCCGCTCGACCATCTCGGGGCTGGAGTCGAAACCCAGGACGGACGCCCCGGGCCAGCGGTCGGCGAGGAGCCGGGTCAGGTTGCCGGCGCCGCACCCCAGGTCGACGACGGTGCGCGGTCGCGTCGCGCCGATCCGGGCGAGGAGCTCCAGGAACGGTCGGCCCCGCTCGTCGGCGAACCTCAGGTAGCGGTCAGGGTCCCAGGTGTGCACGGTGCCTCCTCCCCGGCGACCCTATCCAGCCGGGGCGGCTACACCGCGGACGGTTCTCGTCACGTGATGGGCGAGGACGCTCCGTCGTCGGGCGCAGCCGGCCTGCCTCAGCCCCTCCCCGAGCCGCGCCGGTCAGCCCGTCACGCAGGCGAAGCGCGGGCCCATCACGCCGCTGGTCGCCTCGTCCTCCTTGCCCTGGAAGATCAGGGAGAACATCCCGGTGAGGGTCTCGTCGTCGAAGGCCTCCGCGACGCACTCCTGCTGCTCCTCGGTCATGGTGCCGTCCTGGCCCATCTGCTCGATGAGCATCGCCTGCGCGTCGACGCAGCCGACGAAGACCTCGGCCGCCGCGTCGGCGTCCGCCTCCTCCATCGTCACGTCGCTGACGGAGTCGTCCACCTGCAGGTCGTCGGTGAGCATGCCGTACTCCTGCAGCTGCTCGACGCCGACCCGGTCGACCAGGCCCTCACCGACGCAGTCGGCCTCATCCTGGGCGACGGGGAACTCCTCGTCGCTCTCCTCCATCATCGAGGTGGAGATCGCCTCCGCGGCCTGCGCCTCCTCATCGCCCCCGCAGGCGGCGAGCGGCACGGAGAGGGCGAGTGCCCCCGCGACGATGAGTGCCCGAGTCTTCATGCGAACCCCAGGCCCGGATGACCGCGACGGCCCCCGATGTCGTTCGGCCCCTGGGCCGGCGGGCCCCCGTCGGTCCGCAGTCCGGACGCTAGCAGAGACGCCGGCCCCGGGGGGCTGGCCGGAGCCTAGAGCACCCGGCGGATCGCCGTCTCGAAGTTGTCCATGTGGTCGACCATGAGACGGGCAGCCTCCTCCTCGTCACCCTCGCGCACCGCCGTCAGGATGTGCTGGTGCTCCGCGATGTGGTCGGCCACGGCGTCGAGACGGCGCACGGCCACCGACCAGATCCGCATGGCGAGGAAGAGGTAGTGCGTGAGCGAGGCCTCGAGGTGGCTGTTGCGCGCGAGGGAGTAGACGACCTGGTGCACGCGCACGTCCATCGCCATGTGGTCCCGCGGCGTGGCGTGGTCGTGCAGCCGCTCCAGGTCCGCACCCACCGCGTCGAGCAGGTGCCGGCCTGAGGCGTCGACCCAGCGCGCCGCCCGCCGCGCCGCCAGCGGCTCCAGGGCCTGCCGCACCTCGCTGATCTCCGCGAGCGCGGTGGGGTCGACCCGGGTGGCGAAGGTGCCCCGGCGGGGGAAGGTCTCGACGAAGCGCTCGACCTCCAGTCGCTTGATGGCCTCGCGCAGGGGAGTGCGTCCGACCCCCAGCTCGGTGGCCAGGCCCTGCTCCTGCAGCGGGGCGCCCGGCGGGATGTCGAGCATGACCAGCCGCTCCCGCAGCTGCAGGTATGCCGACTGCGCCAGCGACAGCTCGCCGTCGACCGGCCGCAGGTCGGCGCTGGTGGTGACCGGCATCGATGCTCCTTCGTCGTGGGGGTCCGGGAGGATCCTTCCGGAACGGCCCGGAGGAGGGGGTTGACTTCCGGGCTGCCGTGCAGCATGCTACCCGACATCTCATATATCAGTTGTCGACGAGCAGGAGGAACGATGAGCACGGCACTGGCAGAGAGCACGCTGCAGGCGGATCTGGCGACGGTGGACCCCGAGGTGGCCCACGCCATCCGGCTCGAGGCCCAGCGCCAGGAGCAGACCCTGGAGATGATCGCCTCGGAGAACTTCGCCCCGGTGGCCGTCCTGCAGGCGCAGGGGTCGCTCCTCACCAACAAGTACGCCGAGGGCTACCCCGGCCGGCGCTACTACGGCGGGTGCGAGCACGTCGACGTCATCGAGGAGCTGGCCCGGCAGCGCGCCAAGGCCCTCTTCGGCGCCGAGCACGCCAACGTCCAGCCGCACTCGGGGGCGCAGGCCAACGCCGCCGCGCTCATGGCGCTGCTCGACCCCGGCGACACCTTCATGGGTCTCTCGCTCGACCACGGCGGCCACCTGACCCACGGCATGCGCCTCAACTTCTCCGGCAAGCTCTACCGCCCCGTGCCCTACGGCGTCGACCCCGAGACCATGCTCCTGGACATGGACGAGGTCGCCCGCATCGCCCGCGAGGCCCGGCCCAAGCTCATCGTCACCGGCTGGTCGGCCTTCCCCCGCCAGCTCGACTTCGCCCGCTTCCGGGAGATCGCCGACGAGGTCGGTTCCCGGCTGATGGTGGACATGGCCCACTTCGCCGGCCTCGTCGCCGCCGGGCTGCACCCCAGCCCGGTGCCGTACGCCGACGTCGTCACCACCACCACCCACAAGACGCTCGGCGGGCCGCGGGGCGGCATCATCCTCTCCCGCCAGGAGCTGGCCAAGAAGATCGACAGCGCCGTCTTCCCCGGTCAGCAGGGCGGGCCGCTGGAGCACGTCGTCGCCGCCAAGGCGGTCGCCCTCAAGCTGGCCGGCACCCCCGAGTTCGCGGAACGGGCACGCCGCACCCTCGACGGCGCCCAGGCCGTCGCCTCGCGGCTGCTCGCCGACGACGTCGCCGCCCGCGGCATCCGCCTCGTCTCCGGCGGGACCGACGTGCACCTGGTGCTGGTCGACCTGCGCGACAGCGAGCTGGACGGCCGCATCGGGGAGGACCGCCTGCACGAGGTGGGGATCACCATCAACCGCAACTCCGTGCCCTTCGACCCCCGCCCGCCGATGGTCTCCTCCGGGCTGCGCATCGGCACCTCGGCCCTGGCGACCCGCGGCTTCGACCGGGAGGCCTTCGAGGAGGTGGCCGACATCATCGCCCGGACGCTCCTGGACGACGCCCCCGGCGTGCTGGCCGAGCAGCGGGCGCGGACCCAGGCCCTGGCCGCCCGCTTCCCCCTCTACCCCACCCTCCCGGACGGACTGTCATGAGCTACGACCCCCGCAACCTGCCCGAGCACCCCGACTTCCTGTGGGCCAACCCGGAGCCGAAGTCGTCCTACGACGTCGTCATCGTCGGCGGCGGCGGCCACGGGCTGGCCACCGCCTACTACCTCGCGGCCCACCACGGCATCACCAACGTCGCGGTGCTGGAGCGCGGCTGGCTCGGTGGCGGCAACATGGCCCGCAACACCACGATCATCCGGTCCAACTACCTGTGGGACGAGTCGGCGGCCATCTACGAGGCCTCCCTGCGGCTGTGGGAGACGATCGAGGACGACCTCGGCTACAACGTCTTCTTCTCCCAGCGCGGCGTCCTCAACCTGGCCCACACCCTGCAGGACGTGCGCGAGTCCGTGCGCCGGGTCGAGGCCAACCGGCTCAACGGGGTCGACGCCGAGTTCGTCGACGCCGACGGGGTGCGCGAGCTGTGCCCCATCATCAACACCGACAATCTGCGCTACCCCGTCCTCGGCGCGACCTACCAGCCGCGCGCCGGCATCGCCAAGCACGACTGGGTCGCCTGGGGGTATGCCCGCCGGGCCGCCGAGCTCGGGGTCGACCTCATCCAGAACTGCGAGGTCACCGGCTTCGTCAAGGACGGCAACCGCGTGGTCGGGGTCGAGACCTCGCGCGGGCGGATCGGCGCCGGACGCGTCGGCCTGGCCGTCGCGGGGAGCACCTCCACCCTGGCCGACCTCGCCGGCTTCGACGTGCCGATCCAGTCCCACCCGCTGCAGGCGCTGGTCTCCGAGCTGTTCGAGCCGGTGCACCCGACCGTGGTGATGTCCAACCACATCCACGTCTACGTCTCCCAGGCGCACAAGGGCGAGCTGGTCATGGGCGCCGGGGTGGACCAGTACACCGGCTACGGCCAGCGCGGCTCCTTCCACGTCATCGAGGAGCAGATGGCGGCCGCCGTCGAGCTGTTCCCGATCTTCGCCCGGGCCCACGTGCTGCGCACCTGGGGCGGCATCGTCGACGTGACGATGGACGCCAGCCCGATCATGGGCAGGACCCCGGTCGAGGACCTCTTCGTCAACACCGGGTGGGGCACCGGCGGGTTCAAGGCCGTCCCCGGCGCCGGTCTGGCCTACGCCCACACGCTGGCCACGGGCCAGCCGCACCCCCTCAACGCGCCGTTCAGCCTCGAGCGATTCGAGACCGGCGCCCTCATCGACGAGCACGGCGCCGCCGCGGTCGCCCACTGAGCAGGAGTCACCATGCTGATCATCGACTGCCCGCACTGCGGGCCGCGTCACGAGCAGGAGTTCCACTACGGCAAGCAGGCGCACGTCGCCTACCCGCAGGACCCGTCGGCGCTGACCGACGCCGAGTGGGCGCGTTACCTCTTCTACCGCGACAACCCCCGCGGCCCGCACGCCGAGCGCTGGGTCCACACCGCCGGCTGCCGCAGGTGGTTCAACGTCGTCCGCGACACGCTCACCTACGAGATCAAGGCCGTCTACCGGGCCGGCGAGCAGCCGCCGCAGGAGTATGCCGCGCTCGCCCGCCCCCGCGGCGGGGTGCCCGCGGCGACCACCGACCAGGCCGTCGACCCCGGCACCGCCGACACCACGAAGGAGGCCTGAGATGGCCCAGCCCCAGCGCACCACCGACGGCGGCCTCGTCGACCGCAGCTGCACGATCACCCTCACCGTGGACGGTCGTCCCATCACGGCGCACCCCGGCGACACGGTGGCCTCCGCCCTGCTCGCCGCGGGGCAGCTGCGCGTCGGCAACTCGATCTACCGCGGCCGTCCCCGCGGTGTCGTCACGGCCAGCGCCGACGAGCCGAACGCCTTCGTGCGGGTCGCCGGCGGCGAGGGCCGCCCCGCCGAGTCGATGCTGCCCGCCACCCAGGTCGAGGTCCGCGACGGGCTCGTGGTGACCCTCGAGGACGGCATCGGGGTGCTCGACCCCACCCCCGACCACGACCTCTACGACGCGGTCAACGCGCACTGCGACGTCCTGGTCGTGGGGGCCGGCCCTGCCGGGCTCGCCGCGGCCCGCGAGGCGGCCAGGAGCGGGGCCCGCGTCATCCTCGCCGAGCGCGAGCCCGTGCTCGGCGGCACCCTGCTCTCGCACCCCGCCGAGCAGGTCGACGGCGAGACCGCCGCCGTCTGGGTGGCCTCCGTGCAGGAGGAGCTGCGCGACGACCCCGAGGTGACCGTCCTGCCCCGCACGACGGTCTTCGGGTCCTACGACAACAACTTCCTCATGGCGCTGGAGCGGCGCACCGACCACCTCGACCCCGCGTCGGTGCCCGCCGGCGTCTCCCGGCAGCGGGTGTGGCGCATCACCGCCGGCCGGGTGGTCCTGGCCACCGGCGCCACCGAGCGGCCGCTGGTCCTGGCCGGCAACGACCTCCCTGGCGTGATGCTCGCCTCGGCCGTCTCCACCTACCTCGCCCGCTTCGGCGTGCTGGCCGGCCGGCAGGTCGTCGTGGCCACCACCAACGACAGCGCCTACACGACCGCCGTCGAGCTCGTGGAGGCCGGCGCCCGCGTGCAGGTCGTCGATGCCCGGCCGCAGGGTGGTCCGGCCACCGCTGCCACCCGTGCGGCCGGGGTGGAGGTCCACCTCGGCAGCGCGGTCGTCCAGGCGCTGGGGGAGGAGCGTGTCGAGGGCGTGCTCGTCGCCACGCTCGACGACGACGGGGAGCCCGCGGCGCAAGCCACCCGGCTCGAGGCCGACGTCCTGGCCGTCTCCGGCGGCTGGTCCCCGACCGTGCACCTGCACTCCCAGCGCAAGGGAGGCACGCGGTGGGACGCCGAGCTGGTCGGCTTCGTCGCCGTGCCCGACGTCGAGGGCCAGCTGCCCGTCGGTGCCCTGCGCGGCACCTACGACACCGGCCTGTGCGTCCGGGAGGGTGCCGAGGCCGGCCGCTGGGCGGCCGGGGGCACCGCATACCCGCAGGACGGTGTCGGGGACCACGCCCGCCGGGCCGTGTGCGGGCCGGTGTGCGAGCTGTGGGCCGTCGCGGCCCCGGACGGCTCGTGGGCCACCCACTTCGTGGACCTGCACCGCGACAACACCGTCGCCGACGTCGTCCGCTCGCTCGGCGCCGGGATGCGCAACATCGAGCACGTCAAGCGCTACACGGCGATCGGCACCGGTGTCGACCAGGGCCGCACCTCCAACGTCATCACCAGCGGCCTGGTCGCCCGGCTGCTCAGCGAGGGCGGCGCCGAGGGTGTCCAGGGCCTGGGCCGGCCGACCGGCCCCGGGGAGATCGGCACGACCACCTACCGGGCGCCCTACACCCCGGTGGCCTTCGCGGCCCTGGCCGGACGGCACCGCGGCGACCTGCTCGACGTGATCCGGCGCACCGCCGTGCACCCCTGGCACGTCGAGCACGGTGCCGAGTTCGAGGACGTCGGGCAGTGGAAGCGGCCGTGGTACTACCCGCAGGACGGGGAGGACCTGGAGGCCGCTGTCGCCCGCGAGTGCCGGGCCGTGCGCGAGAACGTCGGCTTCATGGACGCCTCGACGCTGGGCAAGATCGAGATCCGCGGCGCCGACGCGGCCGAGTTCCTCAACCGCCTCTACACCAACGCCTTCCTGCAGCTGCCGGTCGGCAAGGGTCGCTACGGGCTCATGTGCACCCCGGACGGCATGGTCTTCGACGACGGCGTCACCCTCCGCCTGGAGGACGACCGCTTCTTCATGACCACCACCACCGGCGGGGCGGCCAAGGTGCTCGACTGGCTGGAGGAGTGGAGCCAAACGGAGTGGCCCGAGCTGGACGTCACCTGCACCTCGGTGACCGAGCAGTGGACCA contains:
- a CDS encoding FAD-dependent oxidoreductase — its product is MAQPQRTTDGGLVDRSCTITLTVDGRPITAHPGDTVASALLAAGQLRVGNSIYRGRPRGVVTASADEPNAFVRVAGGEGRPAESMLPATQVEVRDGLVVTLEDGIGVLDPTPDHDLYDAVNAHCDVLVVGAGPAGLAAAREAARSGARVILAEREPVLGGTLLSHPAEQVDGETAAVWVASVQEELRDDPEVTVLPRTTVFGSYDNNFLMALERRTDHLDPASVPAGVSRQRVWRITAGRVVLATGATERPLVLAGNDLPGVMLASAVSTYLARFGVLAGRQVVVATTNDSAYTTAVELVEAGARVQVVDARPQGGPATAATRAAGVEVHLGSAVVQALGEERVEGVLVATLDDDGEPAAQATRLEADVLAVSGGWSPTVHLHSQRKGGTRWDAELVGFVAVPDVEGQLPVGALRGTYDTGLCVREGAEAGRWAAGGTAYPQDGVGDHARRAVCGPVCELWAVAAPDGSWATHFVDLHRDNTVADVVRSLGAGMRNIEHVKRYTAIGTGVDQGRTSNVITSGLVARLLSEGGAEGVQGLGRPTGPGEIGTTTYRAPYTPVAFAALAGRHRGDLLDVIRRTAVHPWHVEHGAEFEDVGQWKRPWYYPQDGEDLEAAVARECRAVRENVGFMDASTLGKIEIRGADAAEFLNRLYTNAFLQLPVGKGRYGLMCTPDGMVFDDGVTLRLEDDRFFMTTTTGGAAKVLDWLEEWSQTEWPELDVTCTSVTEQWTTIAVAGPRSREVIARVAPDLDVSREAFGFMELRHTTLSTGLEARICRITFSGELAFEINVPSWYGLATWELVAEAGADLGITPYGTEAMHVLRAEKAYPIVGHDTDGTVTPQDLGMDWIVSKKKEFVGRRSYERLSHTGGVRKQWVSLHPVDGSTFLPEGTQVIDAGTPLTPQEGPVPMVGWVTSSYHSQALGRPFALALIKGGHDRIGERVSAVVGGAAVECEIAESVVYDKEGARRDG
- a CDS encoding sarcosine oxidase subunit delta, which encodes MLIIDCPHCGPRHEQEFHYGKQAHVAYPQDPSALTDAEWARYLFYRDNPRGPHAERWVHTAGCRRWFNVVRDTLTYEIKAVYRAGEQPPQEYAALARPRGGVPAATTDQAVDPGTADTTKEA
- a CDS encoding sarcosine oxidase subunit beta family protein, with product MSYDPRNLPEHPDFLWANPEPKSSYDVVIVGGGGHGLATAYYLAAHHGITNVAVLERGWLGGGNMARNTTIIRSNYLWDESAAIYEASLRLWETIEDDLGYNVFFSQRGVLNLAHTLQDVRESVRRVEANRLNGVDAEFVDADGVRELCPIINTDNLRYPVLGATYQPRAGIAKHDWVAWGYARRAAELGVDLIQNCEVTGFVKDGNRVVGVETSRGRIGAGRVGLAVAGSTSTLADLAGFDVPIQSHPLQALVSELFEPVHPTVVMSNHIHVYVSQAHKGELVMGAGVDQYTGYGQRGSFHVIEEQMAAAVELFPIFARAHVLRTWGGIVDVTMDASPIMGRTPVEDLFVNTGWGTGGFKAVPGAGLAYAHTLATGQPHPLNAPFSLERFETGALIDEHGAAAVAH
- a CDS encoding GntR family transcriptional regulator, translating into MPVTTSADLRPVDGELSLAQSAYLQLRERLVMLDIPPGAPLQEQGLATELGVGRTPLREAIKRLEVERFVETFPRRGTFATRVDPTALAEISEVRQALEPLAARRAARWVDASGRHLLDAVGADLERLHDHATPRDHMAMDVRVHQVVYSLARNSHLEASLTHYLFLAMRIWSVAVRRLDAVADHIAEHQHILTAVREGDEEEAARLMVDHMDNFETAIRRVL
- the glyA gene encoding serine hydroxymethyltransferase gives rise to the protein MSTALAESTLQADLATVDPEVAHAIRLEAQRQEQTLEMIASENFAPVAVLQAQGSLLTNKYAEGYPGRRYYGGCEHVDVIEELARQRAKALFGAEHANVQPHSGAQANAAALMALLDPGDTFMGLSLDHGGHLTHGMRLNFSGKLYRPVPYGVDPETMLLDMDEVARIAREARPKLIVTGWSAFPRQLDFARFREIADEVGSRLMVDMAHFAGLVAAGLHPSPVPYADVVTTTTHKTLGGPRGGIILSRQELAKKIDSAVFPGQQGGPLEHVVAAKAVALKLAGTPEFAERARRTLDGAQAVASRLLADDVAARGIRLVSGGTDVHLVLVDLRDSELDGRIGEDRLHEVGITINRNSVPFDPRPPMVSSGLRIGTSALATRGFDREAFEEVADIIARTLLDDAPGVLAEQRARTQALAARFPLYPTLPDGLS